From the Nocardiopsis changdeensis genome, one window contains:
- a CDS encoding adenosylmethionine--8-amino-7-oxononanoate transaminase — translation MTPEWIRSVDRAHLWHPYTTLPPAEPPLVVTGADGARLRLWDGEREHEAVDGMSSWWSAVHGYRHPVLDAALRAQADDFSHVMFGGLTHGPAAELAELLVEITPEPLRHVFLADSGSVAVEVAMKMCLQYHRSRGEAGRSRFLTWRGGYHGDTFHAMSVCDPEGGMHALWGDVLPGQVFAPAPPREYDPGHTARVAALAERHSRELAGIIVEPLVQGAGGMRFHDPRHLKDLRALADEHGVPLVFDEIATGFGRTGDLFAADTAGVAPDIMCLGKALTGGYLTLAAVLCTEQVSGTIARGRVPVLAHGPTFMANPLACAVAVASVRLLLESGWRESVARVERGLRAGLAGVPGARVRGAIGVIELGEPVRMREASRAALEAGVWLRPFRNLVYAMPPYVCTDEEVAAVAAGMVAAAEASR, via the coding sequence ATGACGCCCGAGTGGATACGTTCCGTCGACCGCGCCCACCTGTGGCACCCCTACACGACCCTGCCCCCCGCCGAGCCGCCCCTGGTGGTGACCGGCGCGGACGGGGCGCGGCTGCGGCTGTGGGACGGGGAGCGCGAGCACGAGGCCGTCGACGGCATGTCCTCCTGGTGGTCGGCGGTCCACGGCTACCGCCACCCGGTCCTGGACGCGGCGCTGCGCGCGCAGGCCGACGACTTCAGCCACGTGATGTTCGGCGGGCTCACCCACGGCCCGGCGGCCGAGCTGGCCGAGCTGCTGGTGGAGATCACCCCCGAACCGCTGCGCCACGTCTTCCTCGCCGACTCCGGCTCGGTCGCCGTCGAGGTGGCCATGAAGATGTGCCTGCAGTACCACCGCTCCCGCGGGGAGGCGGGCCGCAGCCGGTTCCTCACCTGGCGGGGCGGCTACCACGGGGACACCTTCCACGCCATGAGCGTGTGCGACCCCGAGGGCGGCATGCACGCCCTGTGGGGCGACGTGCTGCCCGGGCAGGTGTTCGCGCCCGCGCCGCCGCGGGAGTACGACCCCGGGCATACCGCCCGGGTGGCGGCCCTGGCCGAGCGGCACTCCCGCGAGCTCGCCGGGATCATCGTGGAGCCCCTGGTGCAGGGCGCCGGGGGCATGCGCTTCCACGACCCGCGGCACCTGAAGGACCTGCGGGCCCTGGCCGACGAGCACGGCGTGCCGCTGGTCTTCGACGAGATCGCCACCGGGTTCGGGCGCACCGGGGACCTGTTCGCCGCCGACACCGCCGGGGTGGCGCCCGACATCATGTGCCTGGGCAAGGCGCTCACCGGCGGCTACCTCACCCTGGCCGCGGTGCTGTGCACGGAACAGGTGTCGGGCACGATCGCCCGGGGCCGGGTGCCGGTGCTGGCGCACGGGCCCACGTTCATGGCCAACCCGCTGGCCTGCGCCGTCGCGGTCGCCTCGGTCCGGCTGCTGCTGGAGTCGGGGTGGCGGGAGTCCGTCGCCCGCGTCGAGCGCGGGCTGCGGGCCGGGCTGGCCGGGGTCCCCGGCGCCCGGGTGCGCGGCGCGATCGGGGTGATCGAGCTCGGGGAACCGGTGAGGATGCGCGAGGCGTCCCGTGCCGCGCTGGAGGCCGGGGTGTGGCTGCGCCCGTTCCGGAACCTGGTCTACGCCATGCCCCCGTACGTGTGCACCGACGAGGAGGTCGCCGCGGTGGCGGCGGGCATGGTCGCGGCCGCGGAGGCGTCCCGATGA
- a CDS encoding superoxide dismutase, translated as MSAPYTLPELPYDYAALEPWISGQIMELHHDKHHAAYVAGANGALEQLAEARDKGDFGAVTMLEKNLAFHLGGHVNHSVFWKNLSADGGDKPEGELGAAIDDQFGSFDAFRAHFNAAAASLQGSGWAFLAWDALGQRLIIEQLYDQQGNAALSSVPLLMLDMWEHAFYLQYKNVKADYVKAFWNVVNWADVQERFEAARKVRIG; from the coding sequence ATGTCTGCGCCATACACGCTCCCCGAGCTGCCCTACGACTACGCGGCCCTGGAGCCGTGGATCTCCGGTCAGATCATGGAGCTGCACCACGACAAGCACCACGCCGCCTACGTCGCCGGTGCCAACGGGGCGCTGGAGCAGCTGGCCGAGGCCCGCGACAAGGGCGACTTCGGTGCCGTGACCATGCTCGAGAAGAACCTCGCGTTCCACCTCGGCGGCCACGTCAACCACAGCGTCTTCTGGAAGAACCTGTCCGCCGACGGCGGCGACAAGCCCGAGGGCGAGCTCGGTGCCGCCATCGACGACCAGTTCGGCTCCTTCGACGCCTTCCGCGCCCACTTCAACGCGGCCGCGGCGAGCCTCCAGGGCTCCGGCTGGGCGTTCCTGGCCTGGGACGCGCTGGGCCAGCGCCTCATCATCGAGCAGCTCTACGACCAGCAGGGCAACGCCGCGCTGAGCTCCGTGCCGCTGCTCATGCTGGACATGTGGGAGCACGCGTTCTACCTGCAGTACAAGAACGTGAAGGCCGACTACGTCAAGGCGTTCTGGAACGTGGTCAACTGGGCCGACGTCCAGGAGCGCTTCGAGGCCGCCCGCAAGGTCCGGATCGGCTAG
- a CDS encoding PLP-dependent aminotransferase family protein, with product MDSSRTVDDLVGLLGAWSAGDGALYRRLADSLRTLIDEGSLAPGERLPSERVLASALRVSRTTVVSAYDLLRSEGVFDSRQGSGTRVSERVAPVRSDGWAANGVGQYMYRNLIQKDAGLISATCMNTPAMPGFAEVVRESLDDLGPLLDEGTYYPQGLPALRRAIADFYSDRGLPTVADQIVVTTGAHQAIALVTQLYLRKGSPVVVEDPGFAGCLDLMSDRGARFVPVPLDDQGIDINGVRRAVDEHAPHLLYTMPSYHNPTGTMMSVARRRELGELSARTGTPILEDAAYTGVRHPQEPPPLAAYAPRGAEVISVDSLSKVAWAGLRVGWLRAPVEMAVRLSRRKLLADLAGPQLDQIVAVRLLADYDRIARERSERLAAAMDHMEGLLRRDLPDWRWRRPDGGAALWVELPGIDSRAFTQVALCHGLELVPGSLMSASPIGPFDRHFRLPVAFDAVEREEVVWRLSRAWRELDRHGPVGAPIPLVV from the coding sequence ATGGACTCTTCCCGGACGGTGGACGACCTCGTCGGCCTCCTCGGCGCGTGGTCCGCCGGGGACGGCGCGCTCTACCGCAGGCTCGCCGACTCCCTTCGGACGCTCATCGACGAGGGCAGCCTCGCCCCCGGCGAGCGGCTGCCGTCCGAGCGCGTCCTGGCGTCGGCGCTGCGGGTCAGCCGGACCACCGTCGTCTCCGCCTACGACCTGCTGCGCTCCGAGGGCGTCTTCGACAGCCGGCAGGGCAGCGGCACCCGGGTCAGCGAGAGGGTCGCGCCGGTGCGCTCCGACGGCTGGGCGGCCAACGGCGTCGGCCAGTACATGTACCGCAACCTCATCCAGAAGGACGCCGGGCTCATCTCGGCCACCTGCATGAACACCCCCGCGATGCCGGGGTTCGCCGAGGTCGTCCGCGAGAGCCTGGACGACCTGGGGCCGCTGCTGGACGAGGGCACCTACTACCCGCAGGGGCTGCCCGCGCTGCGCCGGGCCATCGCCGACTTCTACTCGGACCGGGGGCTGCCCACCGTCGCCGACCAGATCGTCGTCACCACCGGCGCCCACCAGGCCATCGCCCTGGTGACCCAGCTCTACCTGCGCAAGGGGTCGCCGGTGGTGGTGGAGGACCCCGGGTTCGCCGGCTGCCTGGACCTGATGAGCGACCGGGGCGCCCGGTTCGTGCCCGTGCCGCTGGACGACCAGGGCATCGACATCAACGGGGTGCGCCGCGCCGTCGACGAGCACGCCCCCCACCTGCTCTACACGATGCCCTCGTACCACAACCCGACCGGCACGATGATGTCCGTGGCCCGCCGCCGCGAACTGGGGGAGCTGTCGGCCCGGACCGGGACGCCGATCCTGGAGGACGCCGCCTACACCGGCGTCCGCCACCCACAGGAGCCGCCGCCGCTGGCCGCCTACGCGCCCCGCGGCGCGGAGGTCATCAGCGTCGACTCGCTGTCCAAGGTGGCCTGGGCGGGACTGCGCGTGGGCTGGCTGCGCGCCCCGGTGGAGATGGCGGTACGGCTCAGCCGCCGCAAGCTCCTGGCCGACCTGGCCGGACCGCAGCTGGACCAGATCGTCGCCGTGCGGCTGCTGGCCGACTACGACCGGATCGCCCGTGAGCGCTCGGAGCGGCTGGCCGCCGCCATGGACCACATGGAGGGGCTGCTCCGCCGCGACCTGCCCGACTGGCGGTGGAGGCGCCCCGACGGCGGCGCCGCCCTGTGGGTCGAGCTGCCCGGCATCGACTCGCGGGCCTTCACCCAGGTCGCGCTCTGCCACGGGCTCGAACTGGTGCCCGGCAGCCTGATGTCCGCGTCCCCCATCGGCCCGTTCGACCGGCACTTCCGGCTGCCCGTGGCCTTCGACGCCGTCGAGCGCGAGGAGGTCGTCTGGCGGCTGTCCCGCGCCTGGCGCGAACTCGACCGCCACGGCCCGGTCGGGGCCCCGATCCCCCTGGTGGTCTGA
- the bioD gene encoding dethiobiotin synthase, which yields MILVVTGTGTGVGKTVVTAALAAVAGGGVAVLKPAQTGVGPGEPGDVHTVAALVPSVTPVELARYPEPLAPATAAARAGLPQVRAEDVADAARALEGDHGLVLVEGAGGLLVRLNTEGQTLADVAVLLDAPVLVVARAGLGTLNEVALTAEALRARGLRPAGVVIGSWPTEPDLAMRCNLDDLPTMGAGPVVGALPQGCADQDPRSFAETARRALPHWRPGPATRG from the coding sequence ATGATCCTCGTGGTGACCGGCACCGGGACCGGTGTGGGGAAGACCGTCGTGACCGCGGCGCTGGCCGCCGTGGCCGGCGGCGGGGTCGCGGTGCTCAAGCCCGCCCAGACCGGGGTGGGGCCGGGGGAGCCCGGCGACGTGCACACCGTCGCGGCCCTGGTCCCGTCGGTGACCCCGGTCGAACTCGCCCGCTACCCCGAGCCGCTGGCCCCCGCCACGGCGGCCGCCCGCGCGGGGCTGCCCCAGGTGCGCGCCGAGGACGTCGCCGACGCCGCCCGCGCCCTGGAGGGCGACCACGGACTGGTCCTCGTCGAGGGCGCCGGCGGCCTGCTGGTGCGGCTGAACACCGAGGGCCAGACCCTGGCCGACGTCGCCGTGCTGCTGGACGCCCCCGTCCTCGTCGTGGCGCGGGCAGGGCTGGGCACGCTCAACGAGGTGGCCCTCACCGCCGAGGCGCTGCGCGCGCGGGGGCTGCGCCCGGCCGGGGTGGTCATCGGCTCGTGGCCGACAGAGCCCGATCTGGCGATGCGGTGCAATCTGGACGACCTGCCGACGATGGGTGCGGGGCCGGTCGTCGGGGCGCTGCCGCAGGGGTGCGCCGACCAGGACCCGCGCTCCTTCGCGGAGACGGCGCGGCGGGCCCTGCCCCACTGGAGGCCGGGACCGGCGACGCGAGGGTGA